A part of SAR86 cluster bacterium genomic DNA contains:
- a CDS encoding OmpW family outer membrane protein produces MQKISLITKTLLFILILLSGSIYAVEKGDWIVRAGYTNINPASNNGSIVDVDDKSNLTATFAYLITDNLGIEVLAGLPFEHEIFDKALGTGLKIASAKHLPPTITAQYYFNPDSKFRSYIGIGLNHTFFFKEETVGPLEGSSLDIGRSTDLVFQIGFDWALSDQIILNLDIRKFKIESKAKVTNIDNSSLKGILPNSFEFDVPIDPTTIGLSLVKEF; encoded by the coding sequence ATGCAAAAAATTAGCTTAATAACAAAAACGTTATTATTTATTTTAATACTACTTTCAGGAAGTATTTATGCTGTAGAAAAGGGAGATTGGATTGTTCGAGCTGGATATACAAACATTAACCCAGCTTCTAATAATGGAAGTATTGTCGATGTAGATGACAAATCTAACCTTACAGCTACATTTGCTTATCTGATAACTGATAATTTAGGAATAGAAGTTCTAGCAGGACTTCCTTTTGAACACGAGATATTTGATAAAGCATTGGGCACTGGTTTAAAAATAGCATCCGCTAAACATTTACCTCCTACTATAACAGCGCAATATTATTTCAATCCAGATTCTAAATTTAGGAGCTATATTGGCATAGGGTTAAATCACACCTTTTTCTTTAAAGAAGAGACTGTAGGCCCTTTAGAAGGATCTTCCCTAGATATTGGAAGATCTACTGATCTAGTATTTCAAATTGGCTTTGATTGGGCATTATCAGATCAAATAATTCTAAATTTAGATATTAGAAAATTTAAAATTGAATCTAAAGCAAAAGTAACCAATATTGATAATTCAAGCTTAAAAGGAATCTTGCCCAATAGCTTTGAATTTGATGTTCCAATTGATCCAACCACAATAGGATTAAGTTTAGTTAAAGAATTTTAA
- a CDS encoding acyl-CoA dehydrogenase family protein, whose product MTLRQEGWEIHPDEFISRAKKLQPLLKERAQKTREDRRVSKETIQDLKDAEFFRMMRPKKWGGYEMNPKYFYDVVFEISRVCPSTGWVLSVVGVHDWQMALLDDQAANDVWGEDLDTLVCSSYMPTGKTTPTDGGVIFNGTWNFSSGCDHAKWAFLGGMMAAGEGPVDLGDIKSFLVPSTDFEIIDDWHTTGLQGSGSKTIVVKDAFVPSYRIHGFKEGYECNSPGNKINKSPIFKLPFGQVFVRAVSMPSVGTAQGALDAYCEYNKSRLSSTGVPASTNPASLHAATVTNSAIRSAILKMHDAYDSLLGYVDTKKDFPDHVRAEYRYDAAEAVTSCVSAVQDLLSNSGGRAIHQGNAVNDFLQDMQAFRQHAANQPHALDVNLGSVLFGEPNSDHFS is encoded by the coding sequence ATGACATTAAGACAAGAAGGCTGGGAAATACATCCTGATGAATTTATATCTAGGGCTAAAAAGTTACAGCCTTTATTAAAGGAAAGAGCCCAGAAGACAAGAGAAGATAGAAGGGTGTCCAAAGAAACTATACAAGATCTGAAGGATGCAGAATTTTTTAGGATGATGAGACCAAAGAAATGGGGTGGTTATGAAATGAATCCTAAGTACTTCTACGATGTTGTTTTTGAAATTTCCCGCGTCTGTCCTTCAACTGGATGGGTACTTAGTGTAGTTGGAGTCCATGATTGGCAAATGGCATTATTGGATGATCAAGCAGCTAATGATGTTTGGGGTGAAGATTTAGATACTTTGGTTTGTTCATCTTATATGCCAACAGGAAAAACAACTCCTACTGATGGTGGAGTAATCTTTAATGGGACTTGGAACTTTAGTTCAGGTTGCGATCACGCTAAATGGGCTTTTCTTGGTGGAATGATGGCAGCAGGAGAGGGTCCAGTTGACTTAGGGGATATAAAATCTTTTTTAGTTCCCTCTACTGATTTTGAAATTATAGATGATTGGCATACAACGGGTCTGCAAGGTTCAGGTAGTAAAACAATAGTTGTTAAAGATGCCTTTGTTCCATCCTATAGAATCCATGGATTTAAAGAAGGATATGAATGTAACAGCCCTGGCAACAAAATAAATAAATCTCCAATTTTTAAATTACCATTCGGTCAGGTTTTTGTAAGAGCTGTCTCTATGCCCAGTGTTGGCACTGCTCAAGGAGCATTAGATGCTTATTGCGAATATAATAAGTCGCGTTTAAGCAGTACTGGTGTTCCAGCCTCTACCAATCCTGCGAGTCTTCATGCTGCCACTGTTACAAATAGCGCTATAAGGTCAGCTATTTTAAAAATGCATGATGCTTATGACAGCCTTCTAGGTTATGTAGATACAAAAAAAGATTTTCCTGATCATGTAAGGGCGGAATATAGATATGATGCAGCTGAGGCAGTAACGTCATGTGTCTCAGCTGTCCAAGATTTATTATCTAACTCAGGCGGTAGAGCCATTCATCAAGGAAATGCCGTCAATGATTTTTTACAAGATATGCAAGCTTTCAGGCAGCATGCTGCTAATCAGCCACATGCACTAGATGTAAATTTAGGGTCAGTACTTTTTGGTGAACCTAATTCAGATCATTTTTCATAG
- a CDS encoding TonB-dependent receptor — protein sequence MLKSIKIFFFYLFSFNFIYLLPLLYTNFLFADEQDESLLSIEEVIVTARKKSENLQSVPVSITALTASQIEDSFLPDINSLDQLVPNLSMTTSTEGSGSTVQAFIRGIGEADFAPVLDPGVGIYVDGVYLARTMGSNLEFNDIERISVLRGPQGTLYGRNTIGGAINIVTREPSGNAPSKISITTGEYGYIGFSGYSEASLSESTSASIAVLSKQSDGWQKRDNADNGGNHDMMGARAHLVYVSDDNFKSHLIFDTTTQDQQTQPNVLADFDGTQIFPSFYNGFVASMTGSVCCTPNKDIDRSSNSNLTKDEVDTFGFSWTNSWDLGSSNFKSITGYRDLESEQFRDSDNSPLPFFSVGTQIEHDQISQEFILSGNSNNDSLEWVLGAYYFQEDTFHGTDVTVGEGLFQSLSSLPFSITLFPGGPPLAFLAIPFDLSLRYDRNQKVTSKAVYAHSIYRMSDNLRLTLAARYTKDEKEMSMFTLKRASQVPIIAPGPTDEESCGDVRMQGKGSIYNCSNSWSEFSPKIGIDYQVNDDVMTYFHVSKGFRSGVFNARPLAPNEVSSAEPETLTSYEVGFKSQWHDNRFQLNGSIFNQEYENQQFLVNRSSDSAAGALALIVENAAESSALGFELDFLALINNSLTFRGGISHIDPEYDSFQERIPDPNNPGSSILNDVSDRPFRYSPDWTANLGLEYSVPIVSTGGTLRLHSHLAYKGQVYYSFDRAASSFDLFDVDGFTTVNAGLTYISSDQKWEISAYGKNLSDKRSIIGGFGVDAFGSTDVRYSDPRIMYLSFKYVTD from the coding sequence ATGTTAAAATCTATAAAAATTTTCTTTTTCTATTTATTTAGTTTTAATTTTATTTATTTATTACCTCTTCTTTATACAAATTTTTTATTTGCAGATGAGCAGGATGAGTCTTTACTGTCTATTGAAGAAGTAATAGTGACAGCTAGAAAAAAGTCTGAGAATCTTCAATCCGTCCCTGTTTCTATTACAGCCCTGACTGCCAGTCAAATAGAAGATAGTTTTTTACCCGATATTAATAGTTTAGATCAACTTGTTCCAAATCTAAGTATGACAACTAGTACTGAAGGAAGCGGATCAACTGTTCAAGCTTTCATTAGAGGAATTGGAGAAGCAGATTTTGCACCTGTCTTGGATCCTGGCGTAGGCATATATGTCGATGGAGTTTATTTAGCTAGAACCATGGGATCTAACTTAGAATTTAATGACATTGAAAGAATATCCGTTCTAAGAGGTCCGCAAGGAACTTTGTATGGAAGAAACACAATAGGAGGTGCAATAAACATAGTCACTAGAGAACCTTCAGGGAATGCTCCAAGTAAAATATCTATTACAACCGGAGAATATGGATATATAGGATTTTCTGGTTATAGTGAAGCTTCACTAAGTGAATCAACTTCAGCAAGCATTGCAGTTTTATCTAAACAATCAGATGGGTGGCAAAAAAGGGATAATGCAGATAATGGCGGAAATCATGACATGATGGGCGCAAGAGCCCATTTAGTTTATGTATCTGATGATAATTTTAAATCTCATTTAATTTTTGACACAACTACACAAGATCAACAAACACAACCAAATGTCTTAGCTGATTTTGATGGAACTCAAATATTTCCTAGTTTTTATAATGGCTTTGTAGCTTCGATGACAGGTTCTGTTTGCTGCACACCAAATAAAGATATAGATAGGAGCTCAAATTCAAATCTAACTAAAGATGAAGTAGATACTTTTGGCTTTAGTTGGACAAATTCATGGGATTTAGGCTCAAGTAATTTTAAATCAATAACAGGTTATAGAGACTTAGAATCAGAGCAGTTTCGAGATAGTGACAATAGCCCTTTACCTTTTTTTAGTGTAGGAACTCAGATAGAGCATGATCAAATAAGTCAAGAGTTTATATTATCTGGAAATAGCAATAATGACTCCCTAGAATGGGTATTAGGAGCTTATTATTTTCAAGAAGATACTTTTCATGGCACAGATGTAACGGTAGGTGAGGGCCTCTTTCAATCTCTATCCTCTTTACCTTTTTCTATAACTTTATTTCCAGGAGGTCCCCCGCTAGCCTTCTTAGCTATTCCATTTGATTTATCTCTTAGGTATGACAGAAATCAAAAGGTCACTAGTAAAGCTGTTTATGCCCATTCAATTTATAGAATGTCAGATAATTTACGGTTAACTTTAGCAGCTAGATATACTAAAGATGAAAAAGAAATGTCTATGTTTACTTTAAAAAGGGCAAGTCAAGTACCTATTATTGCGCCAGGTCCTACAGATGAAGAGAGTTGCGGAGATGTAAGAATGCAAGGCAAAGGAAGTATTTATAATTGCTCTAATTCTTGGTCTGAGTTTTCACCTAAAATTGGCATAGATTATCAAGTAAATGATGATGTAATGACTTACTTTCATGTTTCTAAAGGCTTTAGGAGTGGTGTTTTCAATGCTAGGCCTCTAGCCCCAAATGAAGTTTCTTCTGCTGAACCAGAAACCCTTACAAGCTATGAAGTAGGCTTTAAATCACAATGGCATGATAATCGTTTTCAATTAAATGGTTCTATATTTAATCAAGAATATGAAAATCAACAATTTCTAGTGAATAGAAGTTCTGATTCAGCTGCAGGCGCCTTAGCCTTAATAGTAGAAAATGCGGCAGAATCCAGTGCTCTGGGCTTTGAATTAGACTTTCTTGCATTGATTAATAATTCTTTAACCTTTAGGGGTGGTATAAGTCATATAGATCCAGAATATGATTCTTTTCAAGAGCGAATCCCAGACCCTAACAATCCTGGTTCAAGCATCTTAAATGATGTGAGTGATAGACCTTTTAGGTATTCTCCAGATTGGACTGCTAATTTAGGCCTAGAGTACTCCGTACCAATTGTATCAACAGGAGGCACTCTTAGACTTCATTCTCATTTAGCATACAAAGGTCAAGTTTATTATTCTTTTGATAGAGCTGCTAGTTCCTTTGATCTTTTTGATGTAGACGGGTTTACCACTGTAAATGCTGGTTTAACTTATATATCTTCTGATCAAAAATGGGAAATTTCAGCTTATGGAAAAAATCTATCTGACAAAAGATCTATCATAGGAGGATTTGGAGTTGACGCATTTGGTTCTACTGACGTTAGATATTCTGATCCTAGAATTATGTATCTGAGCTTTAAATACGTTACAGATTAA
- a CDS encoding nuclear transport factor 2 family protein translates to MDINKRIQVLEDIEEIKNLKSRYLNACDDQDPDKAMNCFASGKIIIDMGHVGFFETRESFAELYKSAGCHDYIMDLHHGSNPEIKVIDDNAKGLWGLNYRNINLLNKTATLISAFYHDQYKRINNEWKIVSSITEYKSALHLDYSEDVLKTIIADKSTAGSVKYS, encoded by the coding sequence ATGGATATAAATAAACGTATTCAAGTACTAGAAGACATAGAAGAAATTAAAAATTTAAAGTCTAGATATTTGAATGCTTGCGATGATCAAGATCCAGATAAAGCCATGAATTGTTTTGCCTCCGGTAAGATAATTATAGATATGGGGCATGTAGGTTTCTTTGAAACTAGAGAAAGTTTTGCGGAATTATATAAATCCGCTGGATGCCATGATTATATTATGGATCTTCATCATGGTTCAAATCCAGAAATTAAAGTCATAGATGACAATGCAAAGGGTCTTTGGGGGCTAAATTATAGAAATATTAATCTTCTAAATAAAACGGCAACGCTTATTAGCGCTTTTTATCATGATCAATACAAAAGAATAAATAATGAATGGAAAATAGTCTCAAGTATAACTGAATATAAATCAGCTCTTCACTTAGATTACTCTGAGGATGTTCTTAAAACAATCATTGCTGATAAGTCTACAGCAGGCTCAGTAAAATATAGCTAA
- a CDS encoding SDR family NAD(P)-dependent oxidoreductase, translating into MTSKKNRIILVTGASRGVGKGVALGLSEKGDTVIITGRSLKKGTSVSQFGLNLDSSLEVTAEEINRKGAQAITYQIDQNNDEEVKKLVEMVKSEYGRLDILVHASCQIHDDLVKPLPFWEKSKDMWSLVDVGLRSNYILSYYAAPLMIEQNEGLIVHISSHGARCYMHGPAYGAQKAGMDKMSFDMASDLESFNVASISLWSGIVLDEKTELVSESQDDTYKEFLKGGASQLYAGFVIDALSKDKEYMRHSGKVLIMQELGELYGVEDIEGRSPISDRATLGGPKDFEPAKVF; encoded by the coding sequence ATGACTTCAAAAAAAAATAGAATAATTCTAGTAACGGGTGCAAGTAGAGGAGTTGGAAAGGGCGTAGCACTTGGCTTATCAGAAAAAGGGGATACTGTCATAATAACTGGACGCTCATTAAAAAAAGGAACTTCGGTTAGTCAATTTGGTCTTAATCTTGATAGTAGCTTAGAGGTTACAGCAGAAGAGATAAACAGAAAAGGAGCTCAAGCAATAACCTATCAAATTGATCAAAACAACGATGAAGAAGTTAAGAAGTTAGTAGAAATGGTTAAATCCGAATATGGAAGATTGGACATCTTAGTGCACGCCTCTTGCCAAATACATGATGATTTAGTGAAACCACTTCCTTTTTGGGAGAAATCTAAAGATATGTGGTCGTTAGTTGATGTAGGACTTAGATCTAATTATATATTATCTTATTATGCAGCTCCTTTAATGATTGAACAAAATGAAGGTCTTATTGTCCATATCTCTTCACATGGAGCAAGGTGTTATATGCATGGTCCAGCTTATGGAGCTCAAAAAGCTGGGATGGATAAGATGTCTTTCGATATGGCTAGTGATTTAGAATCTTTTAATGTTGCTTCAATATCTTTATGGTCAGGAATAGTTTTGGATGAAAAAACTGAGTTAGTAAGCGAAAGTCAAGATGATACATATAAGGAGTTTTTAAAAGGAGGCGCTAGTCAACTATACGCTGGTTTTGTTATAGATGCTTTATCAAAAGACAAAGAGTATATGAGACACTCAGGTAAGGTTTTGATTATGCAAGAATTAGGTGAGCTTTATGGTGTAGAAGATATTGAAGGAAGAAGTCCAATTAGTGATAGAGCTACTCTCGGTGGTCCGAAAGACTTTGAGCCAGCTAAAGTTTTTTAA
- the panB gene encoding 3-methyl-2-oxobutanoate hydroxymethyltransferase encodes MSSQQNNSSVTLNTLNNMKERGEKICCLTAYDSTFSNILSNSGVDVILVGDSLGMVLQGHDSTLPVTMDDIIYHIGNVKRAGPRSLIMGDMPFMSYASEEQTLKNAAQLMQAGAHCIKLEGNSWISKSTFLLSERGIPVCAHMGLTPQSVNRIGGYIVQGRDPKKADDILKEALILQDAGASMLLLECVPQKLAKRITENLDIPVIGIGAGVDVDGQIMVIYDLLGITQMESPPKFVKNFLDETSGGVESAVRLYVESVKDKSFPAEIHSFN; translated from the coding sequence ATGAGTTCTCAACAAAACAACTCTTCAGTTACTCTAAATACCTTAAATAATATGAAGGAAAGAGGCGAAAAGATCTGTTGCCTAACAGCTTATGACTCTACTTTTTCTAATATCCTCAGTAACTCAGGTGTGGACGTTATTTTAGTGGGCGATTCTTTGGGAATGGTACTTCAAGGTCATGATAGTACTCTGCCAGTTACAATGGATGACATAATTTATCATATTGGGAATGTAAAAAGAGCAGGCCCTCGATCTTTAATAATGGGTGATATGCCTTTCATGAGCTATGCTTCAGAAGAGCAAACATTAAAAAACGCAGCTCAATTAATGCAAGCAGGTGCACACTGCATAAAATTAGAAGGAAATTCATGGATTAGTAAATCTACATTTTTACTTTCTGAAAGAGGGATACCCGTATGCGCGCATATGGGTCTGACACCTCAATCTGTAAATCGGATAGGTGGTTATATAGTTCAAGGAAGAGATCCAAAAAAGGCTGATGATATTCTTAAAGAAGCTTTAATTCTTCAAGATGCAGGAGCAAGTATGTTGCTATTGGAATGTGTTCCTCAAAAGCTAGCTAAAAGAATAACAGAGAACTTAGATATACCTGTTATTGGAATTGGTGCAGGAGTAGATGTAGATGGGCAAATAATGGTTATTTATGATTTATTGGGAATAACTCAAATGGAATCACCACCTAAGTTTGTTAAAAACTTTTTAGATGAGACTTCTGGAGGAGTAGAATCAGCTGTACGGTTATATGTTGAAAGTGTAAAAGATAAATCTTTCCCAGCTGAAATTCATTCTTTTAATTAA
- the panC gene encoding pantoate--beta-alanine ligase has protein sequence MIQVSSISELNNSLNLLKKSRESIALVPTMGNLHKGHLLLVKEAEKLAQNVVVSIFVNPLQFGPNEDLSSYPRTLDQDIVKLKKTNCKLVFTPSEDLFSLDSLPVIDVGSIGKVLCGISRPIHFNGVATIVKELINLFNPEVAVFGKKDYQQFFIIKKLVRDFDLKTHIIGVDTYRHRKGLAESSRNQYLTRDELKIAPNLYTTLLNAKEDIVEGTLDLNSIEVKSINSLSALGFKVDYFKICCSKTLQTPQDRVKDLVICVAAYLGKTRLIDNIEVL, from the coding sequence ATGATTCAAGTATCTTCTATAAGTGAATTAAATAATTCTTTGAATTTATTAAAAAAAAGTCGTGAATCAATTGCCTTAGTGCCTACTATGGGAAATTTACATAAAGGTCATCTTTTGCTAGTAAAAGAGGCAGAGAAATTAGCTCAGAATGTAGTAGTTAGTATTTTTGTTAACCCTCTGCAATTTGGACCAAATGAAGATTTAAGTTCTTATCCTAGAACTCTTGATCAAGATATAGTTAAACTTAAAAAAACAAACTGTAAATTAGTTTTTACTCCCTCAGAGGATCTATTCTCCCTAGATTCCTTACCTGTTATAGATGTAGGGTCTATAGGTAAAGTATTATGCGGAATTTCACGACCAATTCACTTTAATGGAGTAGCTACTATAGTTAAGGAGCTAATTAATTTATTTAATCCAGAGGTTGCTGTTTTTGGAAAAAAAGATTATCAGCAGTTTTTTATTATTAAAAAATTGGTTAGAGATTTTGATTTAAAGACTCATATCATTGGTGTTGATACGTATAGACATAGAAAAGGTTTGGCAGAGAGCTCTAGGAATCAATATCTAACTAGAGATGAATTAAAAATTGCTCCTAATTTATATACAACTTTATTAAATGCCAAAGAAGATATAGTTGAAGGAACCTTAGATTTGAATAGCATTGAAGTTAAGTCGATAAATTCCTTAAGTGCTTTAGGTTTTAAAGTTGATTATTTTAAAATTTGTTGTTCAAAGACGTTGCAAACACCTCAAGATAGAGTAAAAGATTTAGTAATTTGTGTTGCGGCGTACCTAGGTAAGACTAGATTAATAGATAATATAGAAGTCTTATAA